Within the Carassius gibelio isolate Cgi1373 ecotype wild population from Czech Republic chromosome B4, carGib1.2-hapl.c, whole genome shotgun sequence genome, the region taatataaattgacATCAGTTAGATATTGCTCTTTCTTTTTAagtgcatatttaattttaaaacttgTTTAAAGTCAAGTTTTTAAGGTAAAATGAGCCTGTGTTACTCTGtgtgacatttaaaatgtaataacttttctAATAAAGTTTCCTATAAAACACAAATTGGTGGCCCAGAAAGCTTGAATAACCATTGAACTTCAATCAGAtattgtggtttaaaaaaaaaaaaaaaaaaatgtagccacTATAAATCACAAGGAATACATTGTTTGTGTTCGTGATGGTGTGCTAGCTTGTTGACAATCTATGTGTTTTTTATTCTAGAACCGTAGGCTTGATGCGGTGAAGTGTCTGGAGGACTTCCTGTGATCCTCTAGCAGTGGACGTGAACCAGGCATCTTAAGTGGACAAAATCACATTACATCACTAGGAATTATGGACGTGAATGGACTGTCTGAGAAATTATGTTACAGGAAAATCCTGCATTTATTAGTCCAATCAGATGTCACCATAGAAAAATACTCCGTTTATACATGAGACTCTTTCCTCAGACAGAGATTTGTTGGGTTTGGTGTGTTAACGTCTGACACAGCTTAATACTAGTCTAATAAATACTGTAGTTTGTAATAATGGGTccaatttatttttcataaactaCCTGCCAAATTTGGGGTtggaatgattttatttttaatgtttttgtatttattgatgaacagaatgttaaaaaaaaagactttattcatgaatttgtatattattattattattatataattattttaattattatatatttactttatattagcatggttgatcaatttaacacatccttcctCAAAGAAACTATTAGTTAATAATAGTTATGACACAAAGGTAGTTTGGTGCATTATATGTGTGCTCTGGTCAAAGCTTTACCACTAATTGACTGTATtaaacattaattcatttatgtgTTCTAGGTGTTATTCCCATGTTCATGCAGTGTTCATGGTAACATCATGGTTGCAAATGTCCATTCAACCACATTTAAATGAGTGAGATATTACAGATATGTTTTGTGTTATTTGGCTCCTTTGTAGAAGAGTAGCTCCGCTCAGAGGACTGACCTCCTTATCATTTAGCAAAAAGATGGCAGAGCTGGCATGAATACCAATCACCCTCAGATGAAGACGGACACAACCCAGAACAAGCACTACACGAGGATCTGGGAGAGAGGAGCGGTCTGTGCGGTGAAGGGTAAGTGATTAATTGTAATTTAGACTTTTATCATCACAGTCAGTTCATTCAGCTGAGAGGTTACTGATGCTGTGTCTGACTCACAGGGTCTCCATGGTAATAGATTGGGGTTGTCATAGAAACTGGGGGGACCGCAGTTAAAAAGGCTCCAAATGTAACTCGTGTTTCCTCACACACTGACGTAGTTAAAATAGAAGATGGAGGCTTGAGACACAAGGGCAAAGGGTCATTTTGGTGTCAGCTGTTGGTTAATACACACATGAACTTATAACGCTGTcagttattatgtttttaatgtccAAATGGAAGCTCAAGCATTTTATTAACAGGCTTAAAGCAGGCCTGCTCTCCAAGAACTGTAGAtgtccagagtgaggaaaagggcccagaaatcactctggatccctcacatccaagttatcccctttttgaacttttgccatctggccggcgcctcagagccacAAACACCAGGACATCTAGGAAcgagaacagtttcttcccccaggcaatctaccccatgaacagttaaatggtccccacttatgcaataaaaatgtgcaatatccttatatttatttggtaCCACCTTTACCTTTTCAATTTATTGTGCAATATTTGTCTATTTATATTTACAGGATTAggtttatatagatatataattttattataatcttttgctgtgtgttgttgtctctgtgtactggaagagtCACTAAAACAGAATCTGATTCTGATTCGTCTATAAAGAAGTAAACATTCCTGACCTGACATAGTTTGACACGCAGAGGAATACTTAACTGAAGACTGTTTTAACAAATTTGTATTAACAAATGatattcaatttaaattttttatcctTGTATTAATTGAGACACTAAATCAGATTggagaatcattaaaaaaaattaagtaaaaaaaaattgaccattTATAGTACCAAATATATCAACTAACCTTGaacattcataataaaaaagtttttaaactaaattacaaaaagtGGAAAAACTGttcgaaagttttttttttgtttttttttgtaaccttgattttgtttcattttgagaaaggacacattaaatcaatccaaacagacttttaaaattgttataaaatatttataattgaaataaatgctgttcttttgtatgttcattcattcattcaaaaacattttgaattgcaacaatattactgtttttattaatgtattttattatccaGTTATGCAGCCTTTAGGGcttcaaacatttgaacaaatgtattttttagccACTTATTAGTCAAACATTTAGAAATGTCTTTCTCTGAGGCATCTAATACAAGTGatacataagtgtgtgtgtgtgtatgatatatatatatatatatatatatatatatatatatatatatatatatatatatatatatatatatatatatatataattttttttattttttaatgttacaaaaaaaactataaatggatGTTCACATCATACTGATTCTTTTCCCATGAAGCCTCTTTCTGCTTAGCAAGAAGGCTGTTTTTGGGAAACAGTCAGTTTATTAGATATGGGACGTCCCAAACCAGTTTAGTTTCTTGTTTCTTGGCCCCTTTAGTTCTGTTTGAAGTGACTGTACTTTAAAGTGCTTTCAGAGTTAGACCGTCGAGTTGTTGCTCTTGTTTTCTGATCAAGAGACTCTAAGGGAGAACCGTACATGGAATATATGAATGTGGACTGTCTCTTAGACGCTGTGTCTCCGGTTATGAATCATGGCCACAATGTGCGAAAGGTCTAAACTCTTCATCATCACCTCCATAAATTCTTCATCACTACGTGCCCCTGCTACAAACTCCTCCAGTGACAGCTCCCCTGTTGAATAGAGGGCAGTTAGGGCTAATCATTATCATACTCCTAAAGATTGAATATAGTTCTTAAGATTAGAATCTTATTCCAATTGTTATTGCACTCACCGTCTCCATTGATGTCGATCCTATCAAACACTCGGTTTGTGAACTCCTCAGCACTCGATTCCTGCGACTCACTTCCATTGATGGCACGGATGGCCTGATGTAAAAGAAACCGTTTTTATTctgaatttacattttcttttcatagCCATCTAGTGCAGTTCGTTCTAGTGCGATCTTTCCTACCTTTATAATATTGAGGAGCTCGTGTCGGTCTATGCAGCCGTTGCCATCAACATCATAAAGTCTGAAATACCAGCGCAGTTTGTGCTCCATCTTGCCTCTCATTACAAGACTGAGAGCGGCCACATACTCCATGAAGTCTATGTAACCGTCCTGCAAAATAGAcatgaaattatacattttaaacactTGAGACCATTGTGATGTAATACATTTCATATGTACCGTGTATATCTGATGAGGAAATGATTCGGATTCATCTGGAACCAAGTTTGATGAAAGAGAAGTGACCTTTTGAGACCTGTCTACCAATCAGCATCCACATCTGGAACTAACTTGTtccaaaatgttttatattaagtATGTGTTCCCACATTAGTCTGTAATGAGTCCTAATGTCAGCTGGATGTCATTGTGCTCTTATTTAGGTGTTGAGGATCACAATCGGGATGATGAGGGTGCCCTCTTGAGGATTACTGCCAAGGATCCAAATTCAAAGCTCTGCGTCTGAGACAGACACCAGCCACTTGTCGCAGACATAATCCTCAGGTCAACACACTTTCCTCCAAATGTCACCTCTCTTTTGAGCCACAGGTTCTAGTTGTCTAGGGCAGTGTCAGGGAGAAGGCCATGGGCAATGCTGAGGTGCGTTAATGTAGAGATATATGGATAGTCTGTATTGCATAGTTGCATGGATGAGTAAATAAAACTAATGGAAACTTATTAAAACAATCATAATGAAAAGATTACACTTTGTGTAACAATTTTTTATACACAGTATAGATGTCAATGTCACAAAACAACCACTGTTATACAATTTGCTGTAATCAAAATATGAATTACATATAAAAATTGTGAAAACTGGCATCAAATATAATAGCAGTAGTAAAATGTATCAAATGGCTTTATGCAACAACAGCATAAAGTACTAATTGATTAAATgctctaaaatatatttatgtgtatacacacacacacacatgtgaaaaaaaataaaagaaaaagccaacataaaatgtaaagccTATTTTTACACCATTATTACCAATTGGGTTACAATttcctgtttatttgttttgtttatttattttgtatctaTTCTCCTATTATTGATTTCCCTGAAAAGTGAAGAGATTTAGTTTGTTGAAGTGTGTTGACTTTTAACACAGAGGTAATGACGTACTCATTAAATCGTGTAATGAAGCTGAACACATCTGAAATACGTGCAGAGAATATTGTATCAAGAGAAGAGTAGCAtcattaaaaccttttttgtgCCAAAAATCCCACTGGGACCCAATTATGAAAGGATGCTTTGACTTGGAGAAATAAAACGTGAATGGGATTGGTTTCTGTAATGTCAAACCTGTTCACCAGTCTGTAAATCTTAATCTCATAGATAAACTCCTTATTCATTGTATTAACACGAGTCACTGTAAATAAAGCTGACGTGACGTGCCAAATATAGCACTAGAAATATAGAGCCAGACAGCACGGTAAGTATGATCAGAGCTTTGCTCACTATTCAAAATGTAGCTCACTTTTCAATATTTTGGGgtctgtaattattttttttttttaagtattttaatattcaccaagattgcatttatttgatgaagatataaaaagcagaaatattgtaaaaaatacaagttaaataatgtgaattacaaatacaaaaaaaatattgttttctatatattttcctggcaaaaagtattattttcttaaaaaaaaaagaaaaatactgaccccaaatttttaaaCTGTATAGAGCTATTATAGAATTACAataatttcttataaaaataaaaaaatagtgttttttataATACATAAAGAGATTCAGCATAAATCAGTCTGACATTAAATTAGCCGACATGGTTTCAAGTCTGATGTAACAAAATGCAATGAGCCagtgttttaataaaaactgaaacttCAAATATTCCAGCTATGCTGAAACTCTGTGAAAGCAGAATGTTTTAGAGGCATCCTAAGCCTCTGTTATTATCCACTCAGAATGAACTTGTCTTTCACTCACCTTGTTCATGTCAAAAGTGCGGAACATCTGCTCGATGTAGGCATTGGCCTCATGATCCAGACCTCTGAGTCCGAAGAACTGTTTGAACTCATGCAGCGTGAGCTGACCAGATGGACACTCAGTCATGAACTTCTTATACCACAGATGCATTTCAACAGCCTGCAGGTCGTCCACGGTGCAGCCCGTTGAATTCCCCATCACTCAACTGAGAACTGATTTTTTTTGGCGAGCAAGACAGGAGCTATTCTGTCAGGAAGCCCAACTGGTCTGCTGTGCAGGCGAGCGTTTCGCTTCTCACAGACACACGACGCTGGGACCTAAGAGAGAGGTGGGCACCCTCGGGAGGCTTTTGTACTGGCTTGGGATCAGACACACCTCACTAACTTTATCTTATTGATATTAACTGCGACTAATCCAGCTCACTGTGTATGTGACGCTTAAGGATGGCCATTGGTAATTGCATGTGAGATTGGGGACGCGCTGACAAACGTTCCCATGTCTGCGAACAGATACAACTGcatcagcatttttcaaatgcaagttgtttctacatttattttcagaCTGTTAGCTGATAAATATTCATATGAATACATGTTAGTAGCCATGTCACAATTTTGAGTCCTCTAATGCCAAGGAAACAAGCTTCAGCAGATATATTTTTTCATACACTTTCATACAAGCCTTTAGAATAATTACACATTGATATTCACAATCTTGCTGATTTCAAATAATGCAGATAAGAACATTCTTCACATAACGTTATTCAGTTAATTTCCATTTGATCGTCAAATTACACGCATTACATCCATATTACATAATTTATGTAAGATAATAATAGTTGATACcattcaaaagaaaaaattacaGTCGGTATAACATGAATGAAATGTGTCCTTTTAGAGTTCTCAAGGATTTAAGCTTATAAAAAAATTCTGAGATCCAAAATGCGGTCTTTTTCTCATAGGCTTACACTAAGTAATTCTTTCTAGTTTGGTTCCATCTTCTTTAGAAAGTttctaaaaatgcattttgttgaTCACGACAGGACTTTGTTCTCAGAACACAGTGTTTTAAGATACAGATTAGTAGAGGTATTAAGAGTAGTATTGATCTCAAACGCAAACAATTACTTGTGATTCCAGAGAGTTCAATTATAGAGACATTTCAACACTTTAACGGACAATGTGATATTTTGGATAAGTAATAATATAGACAATATTCAAAGCTTGCTTCACAATGGGGAACTGGCACACACAGTCACAAGCTGCCCATAGGAAAACTTCAATGGACActtttcacagtctgtgatgatgtgTTTTCATAGTTACTACCATTGTAATACagaactgtatataaataaaaactgctgTGAGAAAGTGAATTTTCTTTTGCTACTGGAGCTAATGGGAATGCAGAAATCATATTTGTTGTCACTCATTCACCACTATTGAAGTCTACTAAACTCAGTTATTATCATCAACtaaattatatatctatatataaacaaaacatgatTATTACTTGAAATTATAAAAGCTAAATTAaaccagaaaatataaaaataaaagtcaaatataAAACTATTGGTTTATCAGCTATGCTAAAATAGCAGTGCTCTCTTCTGAGAAACCCGGAAATGTGAAAGAGGTCCAATAGATCCTATGTTGGAGCTGAGTTGGTTCACGTTACCACACACAAATTATGACGATAAGTGTTTCCTCGCAACTAATAATACAAATTCCCTCGTTTCAGGATTTCTTTTACCCAACATACATACTATACATTTGCTCCAACCacagacattaaaaataaaattagcaaaaaaaaataaataaataaaaatgctaatggTAGTGATTTTGCTCTTCTCCTTGACTGCTAAACTACATTCAGTGAATAtggaatgattaaaaaaataaaataaaaaactgctaGGGTAAAACCAACACTATTTGATTAACTGGAACATAAAACCAGCTACTATGAAGTTAACCAACTTTCCTTCATTGTTTCAGTCCAGTAAAACTAGTTTAGACCTGAAAAACAGGTGTTGTGTTCAGTCTTCAGTCTATCAGGTGTGGTTATAACAGTGGTGGACTCTTCCTTAACCTCTGGAGTGCCTTTATGAGCACTTTTGAAATGAACTAAAACTTAAGACAGCAAGATAAAACTCAAGTAGTACAGAAACACTACAATACATGTTCTGATGCATTGATATTGTTCCCATTTGAGTCTATAAATCCATTTAAGatgaagtattttttttccccaggaacttcTCTTTTGAGTTCATAAGAACCTTATGTCTTTCATCAGTCTGACTCTGTTTCGCTGCTGGAGAGCA harbors:
- the LOC127956625 gene encoding guanylyl cyclase-activating protein 1-like, which produces MGNSTGCTVDDLQAVEMHLWYKKFMTECPSGQLTLHEFKQFFGLRGLDHEANAYIEQMFRTFDMNKDGYIDFMEYVAALSLVMRGKMEHKLRWYFRLYDVDGNGCIDRHELLNIIKAIRAINGSESQESSAEEFTNRVFDRIDINGDGELSLEEFVAGARSDEEFMEVMMKSLDLSHIVAMIHNRRHSV